From a region of the Thermosipho melanesiensis BI429 genome:
- a CDS encoding DUF3242 domain-containing protein encodes MKKTVFLFVLLVFLISSCGLLFKTPSLPGSFSLKSALLILDGFQYPLTSVVKVNEVYGAKLGNGICGMFENFNGTFYVFKYVSSNVAKSNWKNFRKQVGGPLKINYLTYSWLDRGYFQVKYKSIDIISWWKDNWLFIITGKDAKEFFNYINEVYGEIK; translated from the coding sequence GTGAAAAAAACTGTTTTTTTATTTGTTCTTTTAGTGTTTCTTATTTCAAGTTGTGGTTTGCTTTTTAAGACACCGTCGTTACCAGGAAGTTTTTCCTTGAAAAGTGCTTTACTTATATTAGATGGTTTTCAATATCCACTAACAAGTGTTGTTAAGGTCAATGAAGTTTATGGTGCGAAACTTGGAAATGGTATTTGCGGTATGTTTGAAAACTTTAATGGTACATTTTATGTTTTTAAATACGTAAGTAGTAATGTTGCAAAGAGTAATTGGAAAAATTTTAGAAAGCAAGTTGGTGGGCCATTAAAAATTAATTATTTAACTTATAGTTGGCTTGATAGGGGATATTTTCAAGTGAAATATAAATCTATTGATATTATTTCATGGTGGAAAGATAATTGGTTATTTATTATCACTGGAAAAGACGCAAAGGAATTTTTTAATTACATAAATGAAGTATATGGGGAGATAAAATGA
- a CDS encoding lipase family alpha/beta hydrolase produces MKKFSLLLLLIVSLFFSNTLYEYKYKGVVIFRSLDININPFFEYSEVKKRKWKPFAPKLIKIKDGRKKLILIHGISPREIDEEIDFYKENMINAFKEECPEDVGIYFFLYPSLNVPLEETAKKLVELTKNFDNFYVYAHSMGGLLLRYALQYVNFSKKVNMIVFAGTPHLGSPLAQLCMVDGNYFKIFQNRKIELIKVALVMANFFKGYIVAPNYKYLFFGNSYLEIPDGVKVVNFVGHLDFSISDFDKILDTNIPSFIGLYFLKYVMDNFFPENSVFLENDGMVPVVSAQACGETNVYFKATHADLAMRRDIIKKVFEVFGL; encoded by the coding sequence TTGAAGAAGTTTTCTCTTTTGCTTTTGTTAATAGTTTCGCTCTTTTTTTCTAACACACTATATGAATACAAATACAAGGGGGTTGTGATTTTTAGAAGTTTGGATATAAATATTAACCCCTTTTTTGAATATAGTGAGGTAAAAAAAAGGAAATGGAAGCCTTTTGCACCAAAGTTAATAAAAATAAAGGATGGAAGGAAAAAACTTATTTTAATTCACGGAATTTCTCCTAGGGAAATTGATGAAGAAATAGATTTTTACAAGGAAAATATGATTAATGCATTTAAAGAAGAATGTCCAGAAGATGTTGGGATTTACTTTTTTCTTTATCCTAGTTTGAATGTTCCACTTGAGGAGACAGCTAAAAAATTAGTTGAGCTTACAAAGAATTTTGATAATTTTTATGTCTATGCCCATAGCATGGGTGGGCTTTTATTAAGATATGCTTTACAATATGTGAATTTTTCTAAAAAGGTTAATATGATAGTATTTGCAGGAACACCACATTTAGGTTCACCACTTGCTCAGTTGTGTATGGTAGATGGGAATTATTTTAAGATTTTTCAAAATAGAAAAATTGAATTGATTAAAGTCGCATTGGTTATGGCAAATTTTTTTAAAGGATATATTGTGGCTCCAAACTATAAATACCTTTTTTTTGGAAATAGTTATCTAGAAATTCCTGATGGGGTTAAGGTAGTAAATTTTGTTGGACATCTTGATTTTTCTATTAGCGATTTTGATAAAATATTAGATACTAATATTCCAAGTTTCATTGGCTTGTATTTTTTAAAATATGTTATGGATAACTTTTTCCCAGAAAATTCTGTTTTTTTGGAAAATGATGGAATGGTTCCTGTAGTAAGTGCACAAGCGTGTGGGGAAACAAATGTTTATTTTAAAGCAACTCATGCGGATTTAGCTATGAGGCGTGATATAATTAAAAAAGTATTTGAAGTGTTTGGACTGTAG
- a CDS encoding SIR2 family NAD-dependent protein deacylase — MLEDIIEILEEGNVVALTGAGISTSSGIPDFRSEDGLYKEYGYELFSYEFFKNHPDIFYEYIKKEFPKMYKANYNMSHKLLAELEEMGYLLGVITQNIDDLHNKAGSRNVIELHGNATHFYCEECERKYSFPKEYICSCGGLIRPDIVFFGEPVNDIDRVFELLDKAETLLVMGTSLQVYPASNFPVYVKERGGILIIVNREETQYDNFADFVLHMNVEEFSKKVLKYFEEEFD; from the coding sequence ATGTTAGAGGATATAATAGAGATTTTAGAAGAAGGTAATGTTGTAGCACTTACTGGAGCGGGTATAAGTACAAGTAGTGGGATTCCAGATTTTAGAAGTGAAGATGGTTTATATAAAGAATACGGGTATGAATTGTTTAGCTACGAGTTTTTCAAAAATCATCCCGATATATTTTATGAATATATTAAAAAAGAATTTCCGAAAATGTACAAAGCAAATTACAATATGTCACATAAACTTTTGGCAGAGCTTGAAGAAATGGGATATTTACTTGGAGTTATTACTCAAAATATTGATGACCTGCATAATAAAGCAGGGTCAAGAAATGTTATAGAATTACATGGTAATGCTACTCATTTTTATTGTGAAGAATGTGAAAGAAAATATTCCTTTCCAAAAGAATATATTTGTAGTTGTGGAGGATTAATAAGACCAGATATTGTGTTTTTTGGTGAGCCTGTCAATGATATAGACAGGGTCTTTGAACTACTTGATAAGGCTGAAACTTTGTTAGTTATGGGAACTTCTCTGCAGGTCTATCCCGCATCAAATTTTCCTGTTTATGTTAAGGAAAGAGGAGGAATTTTAATTATTGTAAATAGAGAGGAGACCCAATACGATAATTTTGCGGATTTTGTTTTACATATGAATGTTGAAGAATTTTCAAAAAAAGTCTTGAAGTACTTTGAGGAGGAGTTTGATTGA
- a CDS encoding chromate transporter yields the protein MRMKSSYSKVWEIFIKFFVTSALTLGGGYAMVPVFKKKFSKYIDEEKFSTILSLAQSMPGPIAINIAILIGEELLGIWGIISAVFGVLLPPVWVVVLAGTIVGKYSQVLHPFFSGIYGSILGLVLGVVYSMVKLQKWDILKILILVISVILAYFFKNFTIPIFIFLVWWYYVRGYNRDFRRR from the coding sequence ATGAGAATGAAGAGCAGTTATTCTAAAGTCTGGGAGATTTTCATAAAGTTTTTCGTAACTTCTGCTTTAACGTTGGGCGGAGGTTATGCAATGGTTCCTGTATTTAAGAAAAAATTTTCAAAATATATAGATGAAGAAAAATTTTCCACAATTTTATCTTTGGCGCAGTCTATGCCAGGTCCTATTGCAATTAATATAGCTATTTTAATTGGCGAAGAGTTGTTAGGGATATGGGGAATAATTTCTGCGGTATTTGGTGTATTACTTCCTCCAGTTTGGGTCGTCGTATTAGCAGGGACTATAGTTGGAAAATATTCTCAAGTTCTTCATCCATTTTTTAGTGGAATTTATGGATCTATTTTAGGACTTGTTTTAGGTGTTGTCTATTCAATGGTAAAATTGCAAAAGTGGGATATTCTTAAAATTTTGATTTTAGTTATATCTGTTATATTAGCATATTTTTTTAAAAATTTTACTATTCCAATATTTATATTTTTAGTGTGGTGGTATTATGTTAGAGGATATAATAGAGATTTTAGAAGAAGGTAA
- a CDS encoding exodeoxyribonuclease VII: protein MEDILSLEVEEMEKLEFNELIEKIERIKSYFHQNDVDIEIALKLYGKAVDLLSIARKKLINFKNEKEEIDRRYKEFLESLENENEEQLF from the coding sequence ATGGAGGACATACTCTCTTTAGAAGTTGAAGAAATGGAGAAGTTAGAATTTAATGAGCTTATTGAAAAAATAGAAAGGATAAAAAGTTATTTTCATCAGAATGATGTGGATATAGAAATTGCTTTAAAATTGTATGGGAAAGCAGTGGACTTGCTTTCTATTGCCAGAAAAAAGCTTATTAACTTTAAAAATGAAAAAGAAGAAATAGATAGAAGATATAAAGAATTTTTGGAGAGTTTGGAAAATGAGAATGAAGAGCAGTTATTCTAA
- the xseA gene encoding exodeoxyribonuclease VII large subunit, with protein MIELNEYVTRVIDSTGLTSETFRFYADVVRANIHSSGLYIDVSQTYPVRNGTRNIEITVYIPKYMYPRMLAAIGLRNAKGLVGKKWIFQGKLSFYKDRMSFTFFADTIAPVGESEIEKRKKEILRELKLRNLLMLEKHDLSELPPIKKIAVISSKTAAGYEDFLKNLKVGYLYQPIVHLYESPMQGANTAAGIILALERIKRSNIDYNVVVIARGGGAKSDLMYFDDLALGVEIANFNNYCPVLSGIGHERDFTIPDYVAWKRFATPTEVARAISRQIDDNVRQIDDNWNDLKLLMMNILKNISTLLNTQLVDYINKTLKVTFLGYEDLFENYYENLKNHLNYIFEFSSRKISEDFLSFISQRMEGNLNAKKGELIGYAKLIEKDFALKISNKEALLNQIFQELLKKEELAPLLFGGAIVMKGRKKISSVRKLRMGEKIEIYLKDGKINAKISNEKKKKKEELYGGHTLFRS; from the coding sequence TTGATTGAATTAAATGAATATGTAACCAGGGTAATAGATTCTACGGGCCTTACAAGTGAAACATTTAGATTTTATGCCGATGTTGTAAGAGCAAATATACATTCTAGTGGATTATATATTGATGTTTCACAAACGTATCCAGTTAGAAATGGAACGAGGAATATCGAAATTACTGTATATATTCCAAAGTACATGTATCCTAGAATGTTAGCTGCCATTGGATTAAGAAATGCAAAGGGATTAGTGGGGAAAAAGTGGATTTTTCAAGGAAAATTATCCTTTTATAAAGATAGGATGAGTTTTACGTTTTTTGCAGACACAATAGCACCTGTTGGAGAGTCTGAAATAGAAAAAAGAAAAAAAGAAATTTTAAGAGAATTAAAGTTGAGGAATTTACTAATGCTTGAAAAGCATGATTTGTCTGAGCTTCCACCAATAAAAAAGATTGCGGTAATTTCTTCTAAAACAGCAGCTGGATATGAGGATTTTTTAAAAAATTTGAAAGTTGGGTATCTTTACCAACCAATAGTTCATCTTTATGAATCACCTATGCAAGGTGCTAATACTGCTGCGGGAATTATTTTAGCATTGGAGAGAATAAAAAGATCCAACATTGATTATAATGTTGTTGTAATAGCAAGGGGTGGTGGTGCAAAGAGTGATTTAATGTATTTTGACGATTTAGCTCTTGGTGTAGAAATTGCTAATTTTAATAATTATTGTCCTGTTTTATCTGGAATTGGTCATGAACGAGATTTTACAATACCGGACTACGTTGCTTGGAAACGATTTGCAACTCCAACGGAAGTAGCTAGGGCAATTTCTAGACAAATAGATGATAATGTGAGACAAATAGATGATAATTGGAATGATTTGAAGCTTTTAATGATGAATATTTTGAAAAATATAAGTACTTTGCTAAATACTCAATTAGTTGATTATATTAACAAAACTCTCAAAGTAACTTTTTTAGGTTATGAAGATTTATTTGAAAATTATTATGAAAATTTAAAAAATCATTTAAATTATATTTTTGAATTTTCAAGTAGAAAAATATCTGAAGACTTTTTGAGTTTTATTTCTCAGAGAATGGAGGGTAATTTAAATGCAAAAAAGGGAGAATTAATAGGTTATGCTAAGTTGATAGAAAAAGATTTTGCATTGAAAATTTCAAATAAAGAAGCATTGTTAAATCAAATTTTTCAGGAATTGCTGAAAAAAGAAGAGCTTGCGCCGCTATTGTTTGGTGGTGCAATTGTTATGAAAGGTAGAAAAAAGATTAGTAGCGTAAGAAAATTGAGAATGGGAGAAAAGATTGAAATATACTTGAAAGATGGGAAGATAAATGCAAAAATATCTAATGAAAAAAAGAAAAAGAAGGAGGAATTATATGGAGGACATACTCTCTTTAGAAGTTGA
- the polA gene encoding DNA polymerase I has protein sequence MRELFLFDGTGLVYRAFYAIDQFLKTSTGMHTNALYGIAKMLIKFLKEHVNMEKDACAFILDSKGGSKKRKEILKDYKSNRPETPDLILEQLPYIEEFVDAFGVKVLKLLGYEADDIIATIAKRFCNAFEKVNIITGDKDLLQLVDEKVYVWRIERGITELVLYDRKKVFEKYGVFPEQFGDYLSLVGDQIDNIPGVKGIGKKTAVSLLKKYGTIDEVLKNKKLLTEKLQKLLENATESLEKSRQLVQLIYDVPLDVNIEDLIYKGYDSKKLLVVLKKYEFSSIIKELGLKEEFEKKYTIVNSEKELSKLRKRIDEVKTFSIDTETTSLDPFSAKLVGVSISTNEGEAYYIPISHVSENNLTKEIVLKFLKEILECERYNIVGQNLKFDYKVFMVNGIEPQIPHFDTMVAAYLINPEERRYNLEELALKYLGYKMISFEELVDNNMPLFGNDFSFISIEKAAEYSCEDVDITFRLYSYLSKYIGEMKELFYNIEMPLINVLAQMELNGVYFDVDYLKELSKRYEEEMKKLEEKIFEISGEQFNINSSKQVAEILFEKLKLPIVKKTATGRNSTNAEVLEELAKDYEIARLILEYRKFQKLKSTYVDSIPSSVNITTNRVHSSFHQTGTSTGRLSSSAPNLQNLPTRSEEGKEIRHAVKPQFENWYIVGADYSQIELRVLAHMSEDEKLLDAFENDYDIHTITASKIFNVSELMVTEDMRRIGKMINFAIIYGISPYGLSRRIGLNVNETKKIIDNYFKYYQGVFEFIKKTIDFAKKNGFVKTLFGRKRFIPQLKLKNKNLIQEGERIAINTPVQGTAADIIKIAMVKVHNELKRNSLKTKLILQVHDELVFEVPFDELQIVKEIIKDKMENAVKLKVPLKVDLYEGREWE, from the coding sequence ATGAGGGAACTATTTCTTTTTGATGGTACGGGATTGGTATATAGAGCATTTTATGCAATAGATCAATTCTTAAAAACTTCTACTGGAATGCATACAAATGCATTGTATGGAATTGCAAAGATGTTAATAAAGTTTTTAAAAGAGCATGTTAATATGGAAAAAGATGCTTGTGCTTTTATTTTGGATTCCAAAGGTGGAAGTAAAAAAAGAAAGGAGATTTTAAAAGATTATAAATCAAATAGACCAGAAACACCAGATCTTATATTAGAGCAACTGCCATACATTGAAGAATTTGTTGATGCATTTGGTGTGAAGGTTTTAAAGTTATTGGGATATGAGGCAGATGATATAATTGCAACTATTGCAAAAAGGTTCTGCAATGCCTTTGAGAAGGTGAATATAATCACTGGTGATAAAGACTTATTGCAACTTGTTGATGAAAAGGTTTATGTTTGGCGAATAGAAAGGGGTATTACTGAGTTAGTATTGTACGATAGAAAAAAGGTTTTTGAAAAATATGGAGTTTTTCCCGAGCAATTTGGTGATTATCTTTCACTTGTGGGTGATCAAATCGATAACATTCCTGGAGTTAAAGGTATTGGGAAAAAGACAGCTGTTTCGCTACTTAAAAAGTACGGAACAATTGATGAGGTTTTGAAAAATAAAAAATTACTTACAGAAAAGTTGCAAAAATTATTAGAAAATGCAACCGAGAGCTTAGAAAAAAGTAGACAATTAGTTCAACTTATATACGATGTTCCTTTAGACGTAAACATCGAAGATTTAATATACAAAGGTTATGATTCAAAAAAGCTTTTAGTTGTGTTGAAAAAATATGAATTTTCTTCTATTATAAAAGAATTAGGTTTAAAAGAAGAGTTTGAAAAAAAGTATACAATAGTCAATTCTGAGAAGGAATTATCTAAGTTGAGAAAAAGAATTGATGAAGTTAAAACTTTTTCCATAGATACGGAAACAACCTCACTTGATCCATTTAGTGCAAAACTTGTAGGTGTTTCTATTTCTACTAATGAGGGTGAAGCGTATTATATTCCCATTTCACATGTAAGTGAGAATAATTTAACTAAAGAAATAGTTTTAAAATTTTTAAAGGAAATTTTGGAATGTGAAAGATATAATATAGTTGGACAGAATTTAAAATTTGATTATAAGGTATTTATGGTAAATGGAATTGAACCACAAATTCCACACTTTGATACAATGGTTGCAGCATATCTTATCAATCCGGAAGAGAGAAGGTACAACCTTGAAGAGTTAGCTTTAAAGTATCTGGGGTATAAAATGATAAGTTTTGAGGAGTTAGTAGACAACAATATGCCATTGTTTGGTAACGATTTTTCTTTTATCTCAATAGAAAAAGCTGCGGAGTATTCTTGTGAGGATGTAGATATTACATTCAGACTTTATAGCTATTTGAGTAAGTACATAGGTGAAATGAAAGAACTCTTTTACAATATAGAGATGCCATTAATAAATGTTTTGGCTCAGATGGAGTTGAACGGGGTTTATTTTGATGTTGATTATTTAAAAGAGTTATCTAAAAGATATGAAGAAGAAATGAAAAAGTTGGAAGAAAAAATATTTGAAATTTCTGGTGAACAGTTTAATATAAATTCTTCAAAACAAGTTGCGGAAATACTTTTTGAGAAATTGAAACTTCCTATAGTTAAAAAAACAGCAACTGGTAGAAATTCAACAAATGCGGAAGTTTTAGAGGAACTTGCTAAAGATTATGAAATCGCGCGATTAATCCTGGAATACAGAAAATTTCAAAAGTTAAAAAGTACGTACGTAGATTCTATACCTAGTAGTGTTAATATCACAACAAATAGAGTACATTCTAGTTTTCATCAAACAGGTACTTCGACTGGGAGGTTGAGTAGTTCAGCTCCAAATCTTCAAAATTTGCCTACTAGGAGTGAAGAAGGGAAAGAAATTAGACATGCTGTTAAACCTCAATTTGAAAATTGGTATATTGTTGGAGCAGATTATTCTCAAATAGAATTGAGAGTGTTAGCACATATGAGCGAGGATGAAAAATTGTTAGATGCATTTGAAAATGATTATGATATACATACAATTACTGCTTCGAAGATATTTAATGTATCTGAATTAATGGTTACTGAAGATATGAGAAGAATAGGTAAAATGATTAATTTTGCAATAATTTATGGTATTTCGCCATATGGTCTTTCAAGACGAATAGGATTAAATGTGAATGAAACAAAAAAGATAATAGATAATTATTTTAAATATTATCAAGGTGTATTTGAATTTATTAAGAAAACAATAGATTTTGCTAAAAAAAATGGTTTTGTAAAAACCTTGTTTGGAAGGAAGAGGTTTATTCCACAGCTTAAGTTAAAAAATAAAAATTTAATTCAAGAGGGAGAGAGAATTGCTATAAACACTCCTGTACAAGGAACTGCCGCTGACATTATTAAAATTGCAATGGTAAAGGTTCATAATGAGTTAAAAAGGAATAGTTTGAAAACAAAACTGATTTTACAAGTTCATGATGAACTGGTATTTGAGGTACCTTTTGACGAATTACAGATTGTAAAGGAGATAATAAAAGATAAAATGGAGAATGCTGTTAAGCTAAAAGTTCCATTAAAAGTGGATTTATATGAAGGAAGAGAGTGGGAGTGA
- a CDS encoding carboxymuconolactone decarboxylase family protein, whose amino-acid sequence MELKEFKEFREKMNEKILESGTLNTKRFFNLDGNVYKNGALDSKTKELLGLVASMVLRCDDCITYHIIKCVENGVRDEEFFEAFDVALIVGGSIVIPHLRRAVSTLQEIREMQKNEGTISF is encoded by the coding sequence ATGGAGTTAAAAGAATTTAAAGAGTTTAGAGAAAAAATGAATGAAAAAATCTTGGAATCTGGTACTTTAAATACAAAAAGGTTTTTTAATTTAGATGGTAATGTTTACAAAAATGGTGCTTTGGATAGTAAAACTAAAGAATTATTAGGATTAGTTGCATCTATGGTGTTGAGGTGTGACGATTGTATAACTTATCATATTATAAAATGTGTAGAAAATGGAGTACGTGATGAAGAATTCTTTGAAGCTTTTGATGTGGCTTTAATTGTTGGTGGTTCTATAGTTATTCCACACCTTAGACGTGCGGTAAGTACATTGCAAGAAATTAGGGAGATGCAAAAAAATGAGGGAACTATTTCTTTTTGA
- a CDS encoding cell division FtsA domain-containing protein — MIFALDVGTRKIAGILATFENEKIVVHDIVIKEHEHRAMLDGQIHDVEKVARVVKKVKEELEERNNLTLDKVAVALAGRFLTTAIGNYEEDISHVSEIDEELITRLELSAVDDAVQKIGTENMYCVGYSVISYELDGNWLKKIKGLKGKNAKVEVVTAFLPVQVVDAMVSVLRKVNLTMTHMTLEPIAAINVTVPEDLRILNIALVDVGAGTSDIAISKEGTIIAYGMVPLAGDEITDSITKTLLVDFITAENLKRWLNKNEEKIVFRNILDKEKEVTREELLKIIAPVLENITTKISEEILTLNGEKPQVVMVVGGGAKVPGFVEKLAEKLDVEMDNISLKNAKNLSIVDNTGIIFGSEFVTPLGIAYTALTRSGTIFEQVFVNDEPVQLVGFSGGHTLSEVLLQCGYSMSDLLGKPTESIVLEVNGKMKILKGELPKPAPIYINGKRATLRDKVKHGDRIVIGQPSQRNEKVYALYDIVQPIVLDFGDKKENYLPPVILNGDVVRENSVLKDGDKIEYNPVFVKNIREELEENLGTVEFFYNDIYFEKKVGKVRILKGDLELSDKNQVNPGDVLKVVIDVKPLKIKDITEGETKRVKVILNGREEVIEKDTLLYEVNGVLVSKEYEIKNGDKIYSTYSEDGGGIILADIFSKLNVNLKNIKTYKLLKNGKDAYFTEPLSDGDEIIFTYELRGE, encoded by the coding sequence TTGATATTTGCTTTAGATGTTGGGACAAGAAAAATTGCTGGAATTTTAGCAACCTTTGAAAATGAAAAAATTGTTGTCCATGATATTGTTATAAAAGAACATGAACATCGTGCAATGTTAGATGGTCAGATACACGATGTAGAAAAAGTTGCAAGGGTTGTAAAAAAGGTAAAAGAAGAACTTGAGGAAAGAAATAATTTAACTTTAGATAAGGTTGCAGTGGCTTTAGCAGGAAGATTTTTAACTACTGCAATTGGTAATTATGAAGAGGATATATCGCATGTAAGTGAAATTGATGAAGAATTAATAACAAGGCTAGAACTTTCTGCTGTTGATGATGCTGTTCAAAAAATTGGCACTGAAAATATGTACTGTGTTGGTTACTCGGTTATTAGTTATGAATTAGATGGTAATTGGTTAAAGAAAATAAAAGGATTGAAGGGAAAAAATGCAAAAGTAGAAGTTGTGACTGCATTTTTACCTGTTCAAGTTGTTGATGCCATGGTTTCGGTCTTAAGAAAAGTTAATCTTACAATGACGCATATGACTTTAGAACCCATCGCTGCTATTAATGTTACTGTACCTGAGGACTTAAGGATTCTCAATATTGCATTAGTTGATGTTGGAGCAGGAACAAGTGATATAGCAATTTCAAAAGAAGGTACTATTATCGCATATGGAATGGTTCCACTTGCTGGAGACGAAATAACAGATTCAATTACAAAAACACTTTTAGTTGATTTTATTACTGCGGAGAATTTAAAGAGATGGTTAAATAAAAACGAAGAAAAAATTGTCTTTAGAAATATTTTGGATAAAGAAAAAGAAGTTACAAGAGAGGAGCTTTTAAAGATAATAGCTCCTGTACTTGAAAATATTACAACAAAAATCTCTGAAGAGATATTAACTTTAAATGGTGAAAAACCACAGGTTGTAATGGTGGTAGGTGGTGGTGCAAAAGTTCCTGGGTTTGTTGAAAAATTGGCAGAAAAACTTGATGTAGAAATGGATAATATATCGTTAAAAAATGCCAAAAACTTGAGTATTGTTGATAATACTGGCATAATTTTTGGAAGTGAATTTGTAACTCCATTAGGTATTGCATATACCGCTTTGACGCGTAGTGGAACAATTTTTGAGCAGGTTTTTGTTAATGACGAGCCAGTGCAATTGGTGGGTTTTTCTGGAGGCCATACGTTGAGTGAAGTACTTTTACAATGCGGGTATTCCATGTCGGATCTTTTGGGGAAACCCACTGAATCTATTGTTTTAGAAGTTAATGGGAAGATGAAAATTTTAAAAGGAGAACTCCCAAAACCTGCTCCTATATACATAAATGGCAAAAGAGCCACTTTGAGGGATAAGGTTAAACATGGTGATAGAATTGTGATTGGGCAACCATCTCAGCGTAACGAAAAGGTTTATGCTTTATATGATATAGTTCAACCAATTGTTTTAGATTTTGGTGATAAAAAGGAAAATTATTTACCGCCTGTTATTCTAAATGGAGATGTTGTTAGAGAAAATAGTGTTTTAAAAGATGGCGATAAGATAGAATATAATCCTGTGTTTGTAAAGAATATTAGAGAAGAACTTGAAGAAAATTTAGGGACTGTAGAGTTTTTTTATAACGACATATACTTTGAAAAAAAAGTGGGGAAGGTAAGAATCCTAAAAGGTGATTTGGAATTATCTGATAAAAATCAAGTTAACCCTGGAGATGTGTTAAAAGTAGTTATAGATGTAAAACCTTTGAAAATTAAAGATATAACTGAAGGCGAGACAAAGAGGGTGAAGGTTATTCTAAATGGTAGAGAAGAAGTGATAGAAAAAGATACACTATTATATGAAGTAAATGGTGTATTGGTGAGCAAAGAATATGAGATAAAGAATGGTGATAAAATATATTCTACTTATTCCGAAGATGGCGGGGGGATAATTTTGGCTGATATATTCAGTAAGTTAAATGTAAACCTAAAAAATATAAAAACATACAAACTTTTGAAAAACGGTAAAGATGCGTATTTTACAGAACCGCTATCTGATGGGGATGAAATAATTTTTACATATGAGTTGAGGGGGGAATAA